The following proteins come from a genomic window of Aquimarina sp. MAR_2010_214:
- a CDS encoding group III truncated hemoglobin: MTVIYKNDIRNRDDVAMLVAVFYKKIRKEKSLGPIFNHVIKDWDKHLDRLTDFWETNLLFVPKFKGNPIEAHKQVDQTFNHSITNEHFGIWLQLWITTIDDLFDGELATLAKNRARKMSTTLFVKMFQDRPSQKIVPNK; the protein is encoded by the coding sequence ATGACAGTGATTTATAAAAATGATATCAGAAACAGAGATGATGTTGCAATGCTAGTTGCTGTATTTTATAAGAAAATCAGAAAAGAAAAGAGTTTAGGCCCTATTTTTAATCATGTAATAAAGGATTGGGATAAACACTTAGATCGGTTAACCGATTTTTGGGAAACCAACCTATTATTTGTTCCAAAATTTAAAGGAAATCCAATTGAAGCCCACAAACAAGTAGATCAAACATTTAACCATAGTATCACAAATGAACATTTTGGAATATGGCTACAACTATGGATTACCACAATAGATGACCTTTTTGATGGTGAGCTTGCTACTTTAGCTAAAAATCGCGCCAGAAAAATGAGCACAACATTATTTGTAAAAATGTTTCAGGATAGACCTTCTCAGAAAATAGTTCCTAATAAATAA
- a CDS encoding Crp/Fnr family transcriptional regulator — protein MIDHIILLNSGAILKKYKRGEFLFQEGSMARYYYQVHLGEIKMNNYNQEGKEYIQGIFTKEKSFAEPPLFADFKYPANAEAIVDSEVWQLPKEKFLKLLEENPDIHHKFTSTLALRLYYKAIMVSEISTQEPEHRILRILDYFKKNSNHSATESNTYKVELTRQQLADLTGLRVETVIRSIKKLEQKGELFIKDRKVYR, from the coding sequence ATGATCGATCACATAATTTTACTTAATTCAGGGGCAATATTAAAAAAGTATAAACGAGGAGAATTTCTTTTTCAAGAAGGTTCTATGGCTCGTTATTACTATCAGGTACATCTTGGAGAGATCAAGATGAATAATTATAATCAGGAAGGGAAAGAATACATACAAGGTATTTTTACCAAAGAAAAAAGCTTTGCAGAACCTCCTTTATTTGCAGACTTTAAATACCCTGCAAATGCAGAAGCTATTGTAGATTCTGAAGTCTGGCAATTACCAAAAGAAAAATTCTTAAAACTTCTAGAAGAAAACCCTGATATACATCATAAATTTACCAGCACGCTAGCTTTGCGACTATATTACAAAGCAATTATGGTTTCTGAAATATCTACCCAAGAGCCAGAACATCGCATTCTTAGAATTCTTGATTATTTTAAAAAAAACAGTAATCATAGCGCAACAGAATCAAACACATACAAAGTAGAACTCACCAGACAACAACTTGCTGATCTAACAGGATTGCGCGTAGAAACTGTTATCCGAAGTATCAAAAAACTAGAGCAGAAAGGAGAGCTTTTTATTAAAGACAGGAAAGTATATCGGTGA
- the ytxJ gene encoding bacillithiol system redox-active protein YtxJ, with translation MGIFGKLFGSEEKEPKQEKQALPWQVLNSISQLAEIEEASKAKTQAIFKHSTRCGISSMVIRNFENSFDLTEDQIDLYYLDLLNHRDVSAEVAAKFQVFHESPQFIVIRNGVMVHHSSHSMITPQVLHQFV, from the coding sequence ATGGGAATATTTGGTAAATTATTTGGATCCGAAGAGAAGGAACCTAAACAGGAAAAACAAGCTTTGCCTTGGCAAGTGCTCAATTCTATTTCGCAATTAGCGGAAATTGAAGAAGCATCAAAGGCTAAAACTCAAGCTATTTTTAAGCATTCGACCCGTTGTGGTATTAGTAGCATGGTAATTCGTAATTTTGAAAACAGTTTTGATCTTACAGAAGATCAAATCGATTTATATTATCTCGATTTATTGAATCATCGTGATGTGTCTGCAGAAGTAGCTGCAAAGTTTCAAGTATTTCATGAATCGCCTCAATTTATTGTTATTAGAAATGGTGTTATGGTACACCATTCTTCGCATAGTATGATTACGCCCCAAGTATTACATCAGTTTGTATAA
- the fahA gene encoding fumarylacetoacetase, which yields MPITANYPDRKTWIKTLPNTDFPIQNIPFGVFLTRDDIITIGTRIGDTAIDLGALHQLGYFDGIPLTDDIFLQDSLNDFISDGKKTWRLVRNRIAEIFDTENNSLKNNEKHRQEVLFSLDEIEMQLPVRIGDYTDFYSSIEHATNVGKMFRDPENALLPNWLHMPVGYHGRSSSVIPSGIPVHRPQGQKLINGAKEPIFGPSRLVDFELEMAFITTDANQLGEPIPIEEAEDYIFGMVLFNDWSARDIQKWEYVPLGPFLGKNFASSISPWIVTLDALEPYRTNGPKPLKKQLPYLQSKGKKSFDINLEVAIQPEKAAETVVSRSNFKHMYWTMAQQLTHHTVNGCPVNSGDLMGSGTLSGPTPDSYGSMLELSWRGEKPLQLDEGGSRKFIDDNDTVIMRGYCEKEGVRIGFGEVSTKLLPVFKK from the coding sequence ATGCCCATAACTGCAAATTATCCAGATAGAAAGACATGGATTAAAACACTTCCTAATACTGATTTCCCTATACAAAATATTCCTTTTGGTGTATTTCTTACCAGAGATGATATTATTACTATAGGAACCAGAATTGGTGATACTGCTATTGACCTTGGAGCACTTCATCAACTCGGTTATTTTGATGGAATCCCATTAACAGATGATATCTTCTTACAAGATTCTTTAAATGATTTTATTTCTGATGGAAAAAAGACATGGAGATTGGTTCGTAATAGAATTGCTGAAATATTTGATACAGAAAACAACTCCTTAAAAAATAATGAAAAGCATAGACAAGAGGTTTTATTCTCTTTAGATGAAATTGAAATGCAATTACCTGTTAGAATTGGAGATTACACTGATTTTTATAGCAGTATAGAACATGCTACTAACGTAGGAAAAATGTTTAGGGACCCCGAAAATGCTTTGCTTCCTAATTGGCTACATATGCCTGTTGGATATCACGGTCGCAGTAGTTCGGTTATTCCCTCTGGCATCCCGGTTCATCGCCCGCAAGGTCAAAAATTAATCAATGGTGCAAAGGAGCCTATTTTTGGCCCTTCGAGATTAGTGGATTTTGAACTTGAAATGGCTTTCATCACTACCGATGCTAATCAATTAGGAGAACCAATACCTATCGAAGAGGCAGAAGATTATATATTTGGAATGGTATTATTTAATGATTGGAGTGCCCGGGATATTCAGAAATGGGAATATGTTCCGCTAGGCCCATTTTTAGGTAAAAACTTTGCTTCATCTATATCCCCTTGGATAGTAACTCTTGATGCATTAGAACCCTATAGAACAAACGGACCTAAACCATTAAAAAAACAATTGCCCTACCTTCAATCTAAAGGAAAGAAAAGTTTTGATATAAACCTAGAAGTTGCTATTCAACCAGAAAAAGCAGCAGAAACTGTTGTTTCCAGAAGTAATTTTAAACATATGTACTGGACAATGGCACAACAACTTACACATCATACTGTAAATGGATGTCCTGTTAATTCTGGTGACCTTATGGGTAGCGGAACTTTATCCGGACCAACACCTGATTCATATGGATCAATGTTAGAGTTAAGCTGGCGTGGAGAAAAACCTCTACAACTTGATGAAGGAGGTAGTCGTAAGTTTATTGATGATAATGATACGGTGATTATGAGAGGATACTGCGAAAAAGAGGGAGTACGAATTGGTTTTGGAGAAGTCTCTACCAAACTACTTCCTGTATTTAAAAAATAA